In Elusimicrobiota bacterium, a single window of DNA contains:
- a CDS encoding AAA family ATPase, with protein sequence MSMENNIVVFGKGGIGKSTISSNLSSVYALQGLKVLHVGCDPKHDSTLGLVDGELIETFMEKYTRIFGVRDHGELKPSDLIVKGRLGIDCVEAGGPEPGVGCAGRGISLMLEALQDLGVLKAGGYDARVFDVLGDVVCGGFAAPLRKGFAEKIVIVVSEELMALYAANNIAKSVRTYASNGVYLAGLVANLKDGKVERRKLETFAEILGTRILEFVPRDPAVRKAEFARKNTVVEMAPKSPFSKSLASLAKKILDIRKEDCPIPTPMDDRRFYKGW encoded by the coding sequence GTGAGCATGGAGAACAACATCGTCGTGTTCGGCAAGGGCGGCATCGGGAAGTCCACGATCTCCTCGAACCTCAGCTCGGTCTACGCGCTGCAGGGCCTCAAGGTCCTGCACGTCGGCTGCGACCCGAAGCACGACAGCACGCTGGGGCTCGTCGACGGCGAACTCATCGAGACCTTCATGGAGAAGTACACCCGCATCTTCGGGGTGCGCGACCACGGCGAGCTCAAGCCCTCGGACCTCATCGTCAAGGGCCGCCTCGGCATCGACTGCGTCGAGGCCGGCGGGCCGGAGCCGGGCGTGGGCTGCGCCGGCCGGGGCATCTCGCTGATGCTCGAGGCGCTGCAGGACCTCGGCGTGCTGAAGGCGGGCGGCTACGACGCGCGGGTCTTCGACGTCCTCGGCGACGTCGTGTGCGGCGGCTTCGCCGCGCCGCTGCGCAAGGGCTTCGCCGAGAAGATCGTCATCGTGGTCTCGGAGGAGCTGATGGCGCTGTACGCGGCCAACAACATCGCGAAGTCCGTGAGGACCTACGCCTCCAACGGCGTCTACCTCGCGGGCCTCGTGGCGAACCTCAAGGACGGCAAGGTGGAGCGCAGGAAGCTCGAGACGTTCGCCGAGATCCTCGGCACGCGCATCCTCGAGTTCGTGCCGCGCGACCCCGCCGTGCGCAAGGCGGAGTTCGCCCGCAAGAACACCGTCGTCGAGATGGCGCCGAAGAGCCCGTTCTCGAAGAGCCTCGCGTCGCTGGCCAAGAAGATACTCGACATCCGCAAGGAGGACTGCCCGATCCCGACGCCGATGGACGACCGGCGGTTCTACAAGGGCTGGTGA